The following are encoded together in the Bacillus sp. V2I10 genome:
- the dprA gene encoding DNA-processing protein DprA, whose protein sequence is MLEIEKNLIHLSHCRGFRHLNFFKLFKADPTLKSLYRFTDQEIQLLFKLTDQTLPQFLQDFHSFNLQDIKAHYDEQNFHMLTLFNETYPELLREIPDPPPILFYKGDITRLKSKKMISIVGTRNPTTYGTNALKKIVPPLVSDGWTIVSGLAKGIDALAHRAALNEKGATIGVIAGGLQHFYPKENKALFEKMSSEQLVLSEHPPNVKPQKWHFPQRNRIISGLSLGTVVMQAKEKSGSLITANTAIDQGRQVFAVPGSIFDDFSAGANQLIKQGAYLAEDGSDIINDLILQV, encoded by the coding sequence ATGCTCGAAATAGAAAAAAACCTTATCCATTTATCCCACTGCAGGGGCTTTCGCCATCTTAATTTTTTCAAACTGTTTAAAGCCGACCCAACTTTAAAATCTCTATACAGGTTCACAGATCAAGAGATTCAGCTGCTTTTCAAGCTTACAGATCAAACACTTCCGCAATTCCTTCAAGATTTCCACTCATTTAACCTCCAAGACATAAAGGCTCATTATGATGAACAAAACTTTCATATGCTCACTCTTTTTAATGAAACTTACCCAGAACTGCTGCGTGAGATTCCAGATCCCCCTCCAATTCTCTTTTATAAAGGTGACATAACTCGTCTAAAATCAAAAAAAATGATCAGTATAGTAGGAACACGGAATCCAACAACATACGGCACAAATGCGCTGAAAAAAATTGTGCCGCCCTTAGTCAGCGATGGATGGACCATTGTAAGCGGGCTGGCTAAAGGTATTGACGCTCTTGCCCATCGTGCCGCCTTAAATGAAAAGGGAGCAACAATCGGAGTTATTGCAGGTGGATTACAACACTTTTATCCTAAGGAAAATAAAGCACTGTTTGAAAAAATGTCCTCTGAACAGCTTGTCCTCTCGGAACATCCTCCAAATGTAAAACCTCAAAAATGGCACTTTCCCCAAAGAAACCGGATTATTAGCGGCTTGAGCCTTGGAACAGTTGTGATGCAGGCTAAAGAGAAAAGCGGATCGCTGATTACGGCTAACACTGCAATAGATCAGGGGAGACAGGTTTTTGCTGTTCCAGGGTCCATATTTGATGATTTCTCTGCTGGAGCAAATCAGCTGATCAAGCAGGGGGCATACCTCGCAGAAGACGGAAGCGATATCATAAATGATCTCATTTTGCAGGTATAA
- the hslV gene encoding ATP-dependent protease subunit HslV: protein MSQFHATTIFAIQHNGKCAMAGDGQVTFGNAVVMKHTAKKVRKLFNGKVIAGFAGSVADAFTLFEMFEGKLEEYNGNLQRAAVELAKEWRSDKVLRKLEAMLIVMNEEDILLISGTGEVIEPDDGILAIGSGGNYALSAGRALKRYSGDALSAKEIAEAALQMAGEICVYTNLNITVEEL, encoded by the coding sequence ATGTCTCAATTTCATGCGACGACCATTTTTGCGATCCAGCACAACGGCAAATGTGCAATGGCAGGCGACGGTCAAGTAACATTCGGCAATGCAGTTGTAATGAAACACACTGCAAAAAAAGTGCGAAAGCTATTTAACGGCAAGGTCATTGCTGGATTTGCCGGTTCAGTAGCAGATGCGTTCACTTTATTTGAAATGTTTGAAGGAAAGCTTGAAGAATACAATGGAAACCTCCAGCGTGCAGCGGTCGAGCTGGCAAAAGAGTGGCGCAGCGATAAAGTGCTGCGAAAGCTTGAGGCCATGCTCATCGTCATGAACGAAGAAGATATCCTTCTCATTTCTGGTACAGGCGAAGTGATCGAACCTGATGACGGGATTTTAGCGATTGGATCTGGCGGAAATTATGCTCTCTCAGCAGGAAGAGCGCTTAAAAGATATTCTGGTGATGCGCTCTCAGCAAAAGAAATAGCAGAAGCAGCACTTCAGATGGCCGGAGAAATTTGCGTTTATACAAATCTGAATATAACAGTAGAAGAGTTATAA
- the xerC gene encoding tyrosine recombinase XerC yields MENVKNSLSLFVEYLQIEKNYSQYTIVNYVADIEDFFIFMKEQSLIDLQLITYSDTRLYLTQLHQKNFARKSISRKISSLRSFYRFLNREKLSAENPFASVSLPKKEQRLPQYLYEKELEQLFTLSDPATAAGQRNQALLEVLYGTGIRVSELCQIRLSDLDLHIGTVLVNGKGGKQRYVPFGSFAQDTLELYLSSGRKQLLLKDKQNGDHDHLFVNQRGGPLSVRGVRHILNEMIKKTSSTMNISPHMFRHTFATHLLNEGADMRSVQELLGHSHLSSTQIYTHVTKDHLRNIYMSHHPRA; encoded by the coding sequence ATGGAAAATGTTAAGAATTCTTTAAGTCTGTTCGTAGAATATTTACAAATTGAGAAAAACTATTCACAATATACAATTGTGAATTATGTTGCTGATATAGAAGATTTTTTTATATTTATGAAGGAACAATCCTTGATTGATCTTCAGCTCATTACATATTCTGATACAAGATTATACTTAACTCAGCTGCATCAAAAAAATTTTGCCAGAAAATCAATTTCAAGAAAAATTTCTTCGTTAAGAAGCTTTTACAGATTCCTTAATCGGGAAAAGCTATCAGCAGAAAATCCATTTGCGAGTGTCTCTCTTCCCAAAAAAGAGCAGAGGCTGCCTCAATACTTATATGAAAAAGAGCTCGAGCAGCTGTTTACTCTATCAGATCCTGCTACTGCAGCCGGCCAGAGAAATCAGGCATTGCTTGAAGTTTTATATGGTACAGGTATAAGGGTAAGCGAATTGTGTCAAATCAGGCTTTCCGATCTTGACTTGCATATAGGAACTGTCCTTGTGAACGGCAAAGGCGGTAAACAGCGCTATGTTCCCTTTGGAAGTTTTGCACAGGACACTTTGGAACTTTATCTATCTTCAGGAAGAAAGCAGCTGCTTCTTAAAGATAAACAAAATGGAGATCATGATCATCTTTTTGTCAATCAGCGGGGCGGACCTTTGTCTGTAAGGGGTGTCCGGCACATTTTAAATGAAATGATTAAAAAGACTTCTTCAACAATGAATATCAGCCCGCATATGTTCAGGCATACGTTTGCGACACACCTTTTGAATGAAGGGGCTGATATGAGAAGCGTTCAGGAGCTTTTAGGCCATTCCCATTTATCTTCTACACAAATCTATACTCATGTGACAAAAGATCATTTGCGGAACATTTATATGTCTCATCATCCGCGTGCTTAA
- the sucC gene encoding ADP-forming succinate--CoA ligase subunit beta gives MNIHEYQGKEILRKYGVAVPNGKVAFTVEEAVSAAKELGTEVVVVKAQIHAGGRGKAGGVKVAKNIEEVETYAKEILGKTLVTHQTGPEGKEVKRLLIEEGCDIKKEYYIGLVLDRATSRVVLMASEEGGTEIEEVAEATPEKIFKEVIDPAVGLQAYQARRIAFNINIQKELVGQAVKFMMSLYKAFTEKDCSIAEINPLVVTGDGKVMALDAKLNFDSNALYRRKDILEYRDLDEEDAKEIEASKYDLSYISLDGNIGCMVNGAGLAMATMDIIKYYGGDPANFLDVGGGATAEKVTEAFKIILSDQNVKGIFVNIFGGIMKCDIIAQGVVEATKQVGLEIPLVVRLEGTNVELGKQILNESGLNITSAESMADGAQKIVSLVG, from the coding sequence ATGAATATCCATGAGTATCAAGGAAAAGAAATCCTTAGAAAATATGGAGTAGCAGTACCAAACGGCAAAGTTGCCTTCACAGTTGAAGAAGCAGTGTCAGCAGCAAAAGAATTAGGTACTGAAGTAGTTGTTGTAAAAGCTCAGATCCATGCGGGCGGCCGCGGAAAAGCTGGCGGGGTAAAAGTTGCAAAGAATATTGAAGAAGTAGAAACTTATGCGAAAGAAATTTTAGGGAAAACGCTAGTTACCCACCAGACAGGTCCGGAGGGCAAAGAAGTAAAACGCTTACTTATCGAAGAAGGCTGCGATATTAAGAAAGAATACTATATCGGACTTGTACTCGACCGCGCGACTTCACGTGTTGTTTTAATGGCATCTGAAGAAGGCGGAACGGAAATTGAAGAAGTTGCAGAAGCAACTCCTGAAAAGATTTTCAAAGAAGTAATCGATCCTGCTGTAGGTTTACAAGCTTACCAGGCTCGCAGAATTGCTTTTAATATTAATATTCAGAAAGAATTAGTCGGGCAGGCTGTTAAATTCATGATGAGCCTGTACAAAGCGTTCACTGAAAAAGACTGTTCAATTGCTGAAATCAATCCTCTTGTTGTAACAGGAGACGGAAAAGTAATGGCGCTGGATGCAAAATTAAACTTTGACTCAAATGCCCTTTACCGCAGAAAAGATATTCTTGAATACCGTGATCTTGATGAAGAAGATGCTAAAGAGATCGAAGCTTCTAAATATGACTTAAGCTATATTTCTTTAGATGGAAATATCGGCTGTATGGTAAATGGAGCAGGACTTGCAATGGCAACGATGGATATCATCAAGTACTACGGCGGGGACCCGGCAAACTTCCTGGACGTTGGGGGCGGTGCAACGGCTGAGAAGGTAACAGAAGCATTTAAGATTATCCTTTCAGATCAAAACGTAAAAGGGATTTTCGTCAACATTTTCGGCGGAATCATGAAATGTGACATTATCGCTCAGGGTGTTGTTGAGGCAACGAAACAAGTCGGCCTTGAAATTCCTTTAGTTGTCCGTTTAGAAGGCACTAACGTAGAGCTTGGCAAACAAATCTTAAATGAATCCGGTTTAAATATCACATCTGCAGAATCAATGGCTGATGGCGCACAAAAAATCGTATCTTTAGTAGGGTAA
- the trmFO gene encoding FADH(2)-oxidizing methylenetetrahydrofolate--tRNA-(uracil(54)-C(5))-methyltransferase TrmFO, which translates to MNNKTVNVIGAGLAGSEAAWQLANRGVQVNLYEMRPVKQTPAHHTDKFAELVCSNSLRANGLTNAVGVLKEEMRMFDSVIIRSADDCAVPAGGALAVDRHEFAALVTDRVKGHPNVAVITDEVTEIPAGPTIIATGPLTSKALSEQLKALTGEEYLYFYDAAAPILEKDSIDMDKVYLKSRYDKGEAAYLNCPMTEEEFERFYDALVEAETVPLKEFEKEIFFEGCMPIEVMAKRGKKTMLFGPLKPVGLEDPKTGKRPHAVVQLRQDDAAGTLYNIVGFQTHLKWGPQKEVLKLIPGLENAEIVRYGVMHRNTFINSPKMLKPTYQYKEREDLFFAGQMTGVEGYVESAASGLLAGINAANYVLGEELLVLPHETAMGSMARYITTANPDNFQPMNANFGIFAELPERIKNKKERYERYANRAIETIQKISKKS; encoded by the coding sequence ATGAACAATAAAACAGTAAATGTAATTGGAGCCGGTCTTGCCGGAAGTGAAGCAGCATGGCAGCTTGCAAATCGCGGAGTCCAGGTAAACTTGTATGAAATGAGACCGGTAAAACAAACACCTGCTCATCATACAGATAAATTTGCAGAATTGGTGTGCAGTAATTCCCTGCGAGCAAATGGTTTAACAAATGCAGTAGGCGTTCTGAAAGAAGAAATGAGAATGTTTGATTCAGTCATTATTAGATCTGCTGACGATTGTGCAGTACCAGCAGGGGGCGCACTGGCAGTTGACCGTCACGAATTTGCAGCCCTTGTTACGGATCGTGTGAAAGGGCATCCTAATGTTGCGGTCATCACTGACGAAGTAACTGAAATCCCCGCTGGTCCTACAATTATTGCAACTGGACCGCTTACTTCTAAAGCGTTATCCGAGCAATTAAAGGCGCTTACGGGTGAAGAATATTTGTACTTTTATGATGCAGCTGCACCAATTCTTGAAAAAGACAGCATTGACATGGACAAGGTATATTTGAAATCCCGTTATGATAAAGGCGAAGCAGCATATCTAAACTGCCCGATGACAGAAGAAGAGTTTGAACGTTTCTATGATGCGCTCGTTGAAGCCGAAACCGTTCCTCTAAAAGAATTTGAAAAGGAAATTTTCTTTGAAGGCTGCATGCCGATTGAAGTAATGGCAAAACGCGGTAAAAAGACAATGCTTTTTGGCCCGCTTAAACCAGTTGGACTTGAAGATCCGAAGACTGGAAAAAGACCACATGCGGTTGTTCAGCTCAGACAGGATGATGCTGCCGGCACTCTTTATAACATTGTCGGTTTTCAGACACATTTAAAATGGGGGCCGCAAAAGGAAGTATTGAAGCTGATCCCGGGTTTAGAAAATGCAGAGATTGTCAGATACGGTGTCATGCACAGGAATACATTCATTAATTCTCCTAAAATGCTTAAGCCGACTTATCAGTATAAAGAGAGAGAGGATCTGTTCTTTGCAGGTCAAATGACAGGTGTTGAAGGCTATGTAGAATCTGCAGCTTCAGGCTTATTGGCAGGCATCAATGCTGCAAATTATGTTCTTGGGGAAGAATTGCTTGTGCTTCCGCATGAGACTGCAATGGGAAGCATGGCAAGATATATTACAACAGCAAATCCTGACAATTTCCAGCCTATGAATGCGAACTTTGGCATTTTTGCAGAGCTTCCTGAGCGCATCAAAAATAAAAAAGAACGCTATGAAAGATACGCTAACAGAGCGATAGAAACAATTCAAAAAATTTCGAAAAAATCATAG
- the hslU gene encoding HslU--HslV peptidase ATPase subunit — protein MKEMTPRQIVERLDQYIVGQKDAKKAVAVALRNRYRRSLLSENLRDEVVPKNILMIGPTGVGKTEIARRIAKLVGAPFIKVEATKFTEVGYVGRDVESMVRDLVETSVRLVKEEKMTEVKSSAEENANRRLVELLVPGKKKQTSYKNPLEMLFGGAQGTSQEQDDYSAEEQSTEEKRRKIAHQLALGELEEHHVTVEVEEQHASMFDMLQGSGMEQMGMNMQDALSSFMPKKKKKRKLTVREARKVLTSEEAQKLIDMDDVTQDAVLRAEQMGIIFIDEIDKIAKKNQAGSSADVSREGVQRDILPIVEGSTVVTKYGSVKTDHVLFIAAGAFHIAKPSDLIPELQGRFPIRVELTKLNVEDFVRILTEPDNALLKQYTALLETEGIQLEFSDDAIRKIAEVAFQVNQDTDNIGARRLHTILERLLEDLSFEAPEITLDKIAITPQYVEDKLSKIAKNKDLSQFIL, from the coding sequence ATGAAAGAAATGACGCCAAGACAAATTGTTGAACGTTTGGATCAGTATATTGTTGGTCAGAAAGACGCAAAAAAAGCGGTTGCTGTAGCTTTAAGAAACCGTTACCGCAGAAGTCTGCTGTCAGAAAACCTTCGCGATGAAGTTGTGCCGAAGAACATTTTAATGATTGGACCTACCGGTGTAGGAAAGACGGAAATTGCAAGAAGAATTGCAAAGCTTGTAGGAGCACCTTTCATAAAAGTTGAAGCAACCAAATTCACTGAGGTCGGCTATGTAGGACGTGATGTTGAATCAATGGTCCGTGATCTAGTTGAAACATCAGTCCGATTAGTAAAAGAAGAAAAAATGACAGAAGTAAAATCCTCAGCTGAAGAAAATGCGAATAGAAGACTTGTAGAATTATTAGTTCCTGGCAAGAAAAAGCAAACATCATATAAAAACCCATTAGAAATGCTTTTCGGCGGTGCTCAGGGTACCTCACAAGAACAAGATGATTATTCAGCTGAAGAGCAGTCTACGGAAGAAAAAAGACGCAAAATTGCTCATCAGCTTGCTTTAGGCGAACTTGAAGAACACCATGTCACGGTGGAAGTAGAAGAACAGCATGCTTCAATGTTTGATATGCTTCAAGGATCGGGTATGGAACAAATGGGCATGAACATGCAGGACGCATTAAGCAGTTTTATGCCTAAAAAGAAGAAAAAGCGCAAGCTCACAGTGCGCGAGGCGCGAAAAGTTCTGACAAGTGAAGAAGCGCAAAAACTGATTGATATGGATGATGTTACACAAGACGCAGTTTTGCGCGCAGAGCAAATGGGCATCATTTTCATAGATGAAATCGACAAAATCGCCAAGAAGAATCAAGCTGGTTCTTCAGCTGATGTATCCAGAGAAGGAGTTCAGCGCGATATCCTCCCAATCGTTGAAGGATCAACAGTGGTAACAAAATATGGATCTGTCAAAACAGATCACGTGCTGTTCATTGCTGCAGGTGCTTTCCATATTGCCAAACCGTCTGATTTAATTCCTGAGCTTCAGGGAAGATTCCCAATCCGTGTTGAACTGACTAAATTAAATGTTGAAGATTTCGTTCGGATTTTAACAGAGCCTGATAATGCTCTGCTGAAGCAATATACGGCTTTATTGGAAACAGAAGGTATACAACTTGAATTTTCTGACGATGCTATTCGTAAGATTGCAGAGGTTGCATTCCAGGTCAATCAGGACACGGATAATATCGGGGCAAGAAGACTTCATACGATCCTTGAAAGACTTCTCGAAGACCTTTCATTCGAAGCACCTGAGATCACATTAGATAAAATAGCGATCACACCTCAGTATGTCGAGGATAAATTAAGCAAAATTGCTAAAAACAAAGACTTAAGTCAATTTATTTTATAA
- the codY gene encoding GTP-sensing pleiotropic transcriptional regulator CodY: MALLQKTRKINAMLQKAAGKPVNFKEMSETLSDVIEANIFVVSRRGKLLGFAINQQIENERMIQMLEDRQFPEEYTKNLFNVNETSSNLDVFSEYTAFPVENRELFKSGLTTIVPIIGGGERLGTLILARLQAQFEDDDLILAEYGATVVGMEILREKAEEIEDEARSKAVVQMAISSLSYSELEAIEHIFEELNGNEGLLVASKIADRVGITRSVIVNALRKLESAGVIESRSLGMKGTYIKVLNDKFLFELEKLKTN, encoded by the coding sequence ATGGCTTTATTGCAAAAAACAAGAAAAATTAATGCTATGCTTCAAAAGGCAGCAGGAAAACCAGTTAATTTCAAAGAAATGTCGGAAACTTTAAGTGATGTCATCGAAGCAAATATATTCGTCGTCAGCCGCCGCGGCAAACTTTTAGGATTTGCCATCAATCAGCAGATCGAGAATGAGCGTATGATTCAAATGCTTGAAGATCGTCAATTTCCTGAAGAATACACAAAGAATTTATTTAACGTCAATGAAACATCATCAAACCTTGATGTTTTCAGTGAGTATACAGCTTTCCCTGTTGAAAACCGCGAGCTGTTCAAAAGCGGCTTGACTACAATTGTACCTATCATTGGAGGCGGAGAGCGTCTCGGAACACTTATCTTAGCTCGTCTGCAGGCTCAATTCGAGGATGATGATTTAATTCTTGCTGAGTATGGAGCTACAGTTGTCGGAATGGAGATTCTTCGTGAAAAAGCAGAAGAAATTGAAGACGAAGCAAGAAGCAAAGCAGTCGTTCAAATGGCAATCAGCTCTTTATCTTACAGTGAATTAGAAGCAATTGAGCACATTTTTGAAGAATTAAATGGAAATGAAGGCTTGCTGGTTGCGAGTAAAATTGCTGACCGAGTAGGAATTACCCGTTCGGTAATCGTTAATGCATTGCGCAAACTTGAGAGTGCTGGAGTTATTGAATCACGTTCTCTTGGTATGAAAGGCACGTACATTAAAGTATTAAATGATAAATTTCTATTTGAACTTGAAAAATTAAAAACAAATTAA
- the sucD gene encoding succinate--CoA ligase subunit alpha: protein MSVFINKDTKVIVQGITGSTALFHTKQMLEYGTKIVGGVTPGKGNTEVEGVPVFNTVEDAVKETGANASVIYVPAPFAADAIMEAVDAELDLVICITEHIPVLDMVNVKRYMEGKKTRLVGPNCPGVITPDECKIGIMPGYIHTKGHVGVVSRSGTLTYEAVHQLTQAGIGQSTAVGIGGDPVNGTNFIDVLKAFNEDEDTYAVIMIGEIGGTAEEEAALWIKENMTKPVVGFIGGQTAPPGKRMGHAGAIISGGKGTAAEKIKTMNECGIKVADTPSVMGETLIEALKENNLLEKCKTH, encoded by the coding sequence ATGAGCGTATTTATTAACAAAGATACTAAAGTGATTGTACAGGGGATTACAGGATCTACTGCTCTATTTCATACAAAGCAAATGCTTGAGTATGGCACAAAAATAGTAGGCGGAGTTACCCCGGGAAAAGGAAACACGGAAGTAGAAGGAGTTCCTGTCTTTAATACAGTTGAAGATGCTGTTAAAGAAACAGGTGCAAATGCATCAGTCATTTATGTTCCGGCACCATTTGCAGCAGATGCAATCATGGAAGCTGTAGATGCTGAACTTGATCTCGTTATCTGTATCACTGAACACATTCCGGTTCTTGATATGGTTAATGTGAAGCGTTACATGGAAGGCAAGAAAACCCGCCTTGTCGGACCAAACTGCCCGGGTGTCATCACACCTGATGAATGTAAAATCGGCATCATGCCTGGATATATTCATACAAAAGGACATGTTGGCGTCGTATCACGTTCAGGAACATTAACATACGAAGCTGTTCATCAGCTCACTCAAGCAGGCATCGGTCAATCTACAGCTGTAGGTATTGGCGGAGATCCTGTAAACGGCACAAACTTTATCGATGTTCTTAAGGCATTCAATGAAGATGAGGACACATATGCAGTCATCATGATCGGCGAAATCGGGGGAACTGCTGAAGAAGAAGCAGCATTATGGATTAAAGAAAACATGACAAAGCCAGTTGTTGGCTTTATCGGCGGTCAAACAGCACCTCCTGGAAAGCGCATGGGCCATGCTGGTGCGATTATTTCAGGCGGCAAGGGTACTGCGGCCGAAAAGATCAAAACAATGAATGAGTGCGGCATCAAAGTTGCTGACACTCCATCTGTAATGGGTGAAACATTAATTGAAGCTTTAAAAGAAAATAATTTGCTGGAAAAATGTAAAACTCATTAA
- the topA gene encoding type I DNA topoisomerase, translating into MSDFLVIVESPAKAKTIERYLGKKYKVKASMGHVRDLPRSQIGVDTEGNYEPKYITIRGKGPVLKELKTAAKKAKKVYLAADPDREGEAIAWHLAHSLDVDVLSDCRVVFNEITKDAIKESFKHPRPINMDLVDAQQARRILDRLVGYKISPILWKKVKKGLSAGRVQSVAVRLIIDREKEIKAFVPEEYWTIESQFLKDQDLFDGAFFGINGKKAELKTEADVSEVLNKIKGNNFTVTNVSKKERKRNPAVPFTTSTLQQEAARKLNFRAKKTMMIAQQLYEGMDLGKEGTVGLITYMRTDSTRISETAQQEAFTFIEQKYGKEFTNTEKKTAKKNSNTQDAHEAIRPTSTLKDPASLKEFLSRDQLRLYKLIWERFVASQMASAVLDTMSVDLNNNDVMFRANGSKIKFPGFMKVYVEGNDDGVEEKDRMLPDLQNGDVVYSKDIEPAQHFTQPPPRYTEARLVKTLEELGIGRPSTYAPTLDTIQKRGYVALDNKRFIPTELGEIVLELIMEFFPEIINVEFTAKMENSLDEIEDGNVQWVNIIDDFYKDFAKRLEVAENEMEEIEIKDEPAGVDCEECGNPLVFKMGRYGKFMACSNFPDCRNTKPIVKEIGVPCPKCEKGNIVERKSKKRRIFYGCDQFPECDFLSWDKPIARSCPKCDNMLVEKKLKKGMQVQCVNCDYKEEQQK; encoded by the coding sequence ATGTCGGATTTTTTAGTGATTGTTGAATCGCCGGCAAAAGCGAAAACAATCGAACGATATCTAGGGAAAAAATATAAGGTTAAAGCTTCTATGGGGCATGTCCGCGATCTTCCAAGAAGTCAGATCGGCGTAGACACTGAGGGGAATTACGAACCGAAATATATTACGATTCGGGGGAAAGGGCCAGTCCTTAAAGAATTAAAAACAGCAGCAAAAAAAGCAAAAAAAGTCTATCTCGCAGCTGACCCGGATCGCGAAGGGGAAGCTATTGCCTGGCACCTCGCTCATAGTCTTGACGTTGACGTTCTGTCAGACTGCCGTGTCGTTTTCAATGAGATAACAAAGGATGCCATCAAAGAATCATTTAAACATCCTCGTCCCATCAACATGGATTTAGTTGATGCTCAGCAGGCGAGACGTATTCTGGACAGATTAGTCGGGTACAAAATCAGCCCGATTCTCTGGAAAAAAGTAAAAAAAGGATTAAGCGCGGGACGCGTTCAGTCTGTTGCTGTCCGTTTAATCATTGACCGCGAAAAAGAAATAAAGGCATTTGTTCCGGAAGAATACTGGACAATAGAAAGTCAATTCTTAAAAGACCAAGATCTTTTCGATGGTGCATTCTTTGGGATAAACGGGAAAAAAGCGGAATTAAAAACCGAAGCTGATGTGAGCGAAGTGTTAAATAAAATAAAAGGCAACAATTTTACAGTCACAAACGTTTCAAAAAAAGAAAGAAAACGTAATCCGGCAGTACCATTTACAACATCTACACTTCAGCAGGAAGCGGCCCGTAAATTGAATTTCAGAGCGAAAAAGACAATGATGATTGCACAGCAGTTATACGAAGGAATGGACCTTGGTAAAGAGGGGACTGTCGGTCTGATTACGTACATGCGTACAGATTCTACAAGAATTTCTGAAACAGCTCAGCAAGAAGCATTTACTTTCATTGAACAGAAGTATGGCAAAGAATTTACGAATACAGAGAAGAAGACTGCGAAGAAAAATTCAAATACCCAAGATGCCCATGAGGCGATCCGCCCTACTTCAACTCTGAAGGATCCTGCATCTTTAAAAGAGTTCTTAAGCCGTGACCAGCTGCGTTTATACAAATTAATCTGGGAACGTTTTGTAGCAAGTCAAATGGCATCTGCCGTACTTGATACAATGAGTGTAGATTTAAACAATAACGATGTGATGTTCAGAGCAAATGGCTCCAAAATTAAATTTCCTGGATTTATGAAAGTATATGTCGAAGGAAATGATGATGGAGTGGAAGAGAAGGACCGCATGCTTCCTGATTTACAAAATGGAGATGTGGTTTATTCAAAGGATATAGAACCTGCTCAGCATTTCACTCAGCCTCCTCCTCGCTATACAGAGGCAAGACTTGTGAAAACGCTTGAGGAGCTTGGAATAGGCAGACCGTCAACTTATGCACCTACTCTTGATACGATTCAGAAAAGAGGCTATGTTGCCCTTGATAATAAACGATTTATTCCAACTGAGCTTGGTGAGATCGTTCTTGAATTGATCATGGAATTTTTCCCTGAAATCATTAATGTTGAATTTACGGCTAAAATGGAAAACAGTCTTGATGAAATTGAAGACGGAAATGTACAATGGGTCAATATCATTGACGATTTCTATAAAGATTTTGCAAAGCGCCTTGAAGTCGCTGAAAATGAAATGGAAGAAATCGAAATTAAAGATGAACCTGCAGGTGTTGACTGTGAAGAATGCGGCAACCCACTGGTGTTTAAGATGGGGCGTTACGGAAAATTCATGGCTTGCTCGAATTTCCCTGATTGCCGCAATACAAAACCGATTGTGAAAGAAATCGGGGTTCCTTGTCCGAAATGTGAAAAAGGAAATATCGTTGAAAGAAAATCAAAGAAACGCCGCATTTTCTATGGCTGTGATCAGTTTCCGGAATGTGATTTCCTATCATGGGATAAACCGATTGCAAGATCATGTCCAAAATGTGATAATATGCTAGTTGAGAAAAAACTTAAAAAGGGCATGCAGGTACAGTGCGTGAACTGTGATTATAAAGAAGAACAGCAAAAGTAA